One Ammospiza caudacuta isolate bAmmCau1 chromosome 11, bAmmCau1.pri, whole genome shotgun sequence genomic window carries:
- the ECE2 gene encoding endothelin-converting enzyme 2 yields the protein MARMNVALQELGHAMPNYKRATLQDEEGPEPAGDGSTSPDSVEVGFRKGPGTLLSRLASRSQLELVLCAVAVSLALLLSVAVVTLAIQYRRDPSHSTCLTDACVRVASKILEALDTEMDPCQDFYQYSCGGWIKRNPLPNGRSKWSTFNSIWDQNQAIMKHLLENTTFNSSSEAERKTQRYYLSCLKEQRIEELGSQPLMELIDKIGGWNITGSWNQTSFMEVLKSVSGTYRATPFFTVYVGADSKSSNSNIIQVDQSGLFLPSRDYYLNKTANERVLAAYLDYMVELGTLLGGTPEPTRLQMQQVLDFETQLANITVPQAERRDDEKIYHKMSIAELQVLAPAIDWLDYLSYALAPLELADTEPVVVYGDTYLQQVSELINDTDRSILNNYLIWNLVQKTASSLDQRFETAQERLLETLYGTRKSCTPRWQTCISNTDDTLGFALGSLFVKATFDRDSKAIAEEMISEIRAAFEVSLDQLDWMDEKTRQAAKEKADAIYDMIGFPDFILDNKELDDVYDGYEVSEDSFFQNMLNFYNFSAKVMADQLRKPPNRDQWSMTPQTVNAYYLPTKNGIVFPAGILQAPFYARNHPKALNFGGIGVVMGHELTHAFDDQGREYDKEGNLRPWWQNSSLEAFKNRTACMTEQYGRYTVHSEKVNGRQTLGENIADNGGLKAAYNAYKSWLQKNGEEKRLPALGLTNHQLFFVGFAQVWCSVRTPESSHEGLVTDPHSPDKYRVIGTLSNSRDFVEHFGCPLGSPMNPGKHCEVW from the exons ATGGCCAGGATGAACGTGGCCCTACAGGAGCTTGGACACGCC ATGCCCAACTACAAGCGTGCCACGCTGCAGGACGAGGAGGGGCCAGAGCCAGCGGGGGATGGCAGCACCTCTCCCGACAGCGTGGAG gtgGGGTTCCGGAAGGGGCCGGGGACGCTGCTGAGCCGCCTGGCCTCTCGCagccagctggagctggtgctcTGCGCCGTCGCCgtctccctggccctgctgctcagcGTCGCCGTCGTCACTCTGGCCATTCAGTACCGCAGAG ATCCCTCTCACAGCACGTGCCTGACGGATGCCTGTGTCCGGGTGGCCAGCAAGATCCTGGAGGCCCTGGATACAGAGATGGACCCGTGCCAGGACTTCTACCAGTACTCGTGTGGGGGCTGGATTAAGAGGAACCCGCTGCCCAACGGGCGCTCCAAGTGGAGCACCTTCAACAGCATCTGGGACCAGAACCAGGCAATCATGAAGCATCTCCTAG AAAACACCACCTTCAACTCCAGCAGCGAGGCAGAGCGGAAGACGCAGCGGTACTACCTGTCCTGCCTCAAGGAGCAGAGGATAGAGGAGCTGGGCTCCCAGCCCCTTATGGAGCTCATCGACAAG ATCGGGGGATGGAACATCACTGGCTCCTGGAACCAAACCAGCTTCATGGAGGTCCTCAAGAGCGTGTCAGGCACATACCGGGCAACCCCCTTCTTCACGGTGTATGTGGGTGCAGACTCCAAGAGCTCCAACAGCAACATCATCCAG GTGGACCAGTCGGGGCTCTTCCTCCCATCCCGGGATTACTATCTGAACAAGACTGCCAACGAGAGG GTTCTGGCAGCATACCTGGACTACATGGTGGagctgggcacactgctggggGGCACCCCGGAGCCCACCCGCCTCCAGATGCAGCAGGTGCTGGACTTTGAAACCCAGCTGGCCAACATCACCGTGCCCCAGGCTGAGCGGCGAGACGACGAGAAGATCTACCACAAGATGAGCATCGCCGAGCTGCAG gtgCTGGCCCCTGCCATTGACTGGCTGGATTACCTTTCCTACGCCCTGGCCCCCCTGGAGTTGGCAGACACGGAGCCTGTGGTAGTGTATGGGGACACCTACCTTCAGCAGGTCTCTGAGCTCATCAATGACACTGACAGGAG CATCCTGAACAACTACCTGATCTGGAACCTGGTGCAGAAGACGGCCTCCAGCCTGGACCAGCGCTTCGAGACAgcccaggagaggctgctggagacACTCTATGGCACCAGGAAG TCCTGCACACCCCGCTGGCAAACCTGCATCTCCAACACGGATGACACACTGGGCTTTGCGCTGGGCTCCCTCTTCGTCAAAGCCACCTTTGACCGGGACAGCAAGGCCATA gctgaggaGATGATCAGCGAGATCCGTGCAGCCTTCGAGGTATCCTTGGACCAGCTGGACTGGATGGACGAGAAGACCAGGCAGGCTGCAAAGGAGAAG GCGGATGCCATCTATGACATGATTGGCTTCCCTGACTTCATTCTGGACAACAAGGAGCTGGATGATGTCTATGATGGG TACGAGGTCTCTGAGGACTCCTTCTTCCAGAACATGCTCAACTTCTACAACTTCTCTGCCAAAGTGATGGCTGACCAGCTCCGGAAACCCCCCAACCGCGACCA gtgGAGCATGACCCCACAGACTGTCAATGCCTATTACCTGCCCACCAAGAATGGGATCGTCTTTCCTGCTGGGATCCTCCAGGCTCCCTTCTACGCCCGCAACCACCCCAA AGCCCTTAATTTCGGTGGCATCGGCGTGGTGATGGGGCATGAGCTGACCCATGCATTTGATGACCAAG GACGGGAATATGACAAAGAGGGAAACCTGCGGCCGTGGTGGCAGAACTCCTCCCTGGAGGCCTTCAAGAACCGGACGGCGTGCATGACGGAGCAGTACGGCCGCTACACCGTCCACAGCGAGAAGGTGAACGGGCGGCAGACCCTGGGCGAGAATATCGCCGACAACGGCGGGCTCAAGGCAGCCTACAAC GCTTACAAGTCCTGGCTGCAGAAGAACGGGGAGGAGAAGCGCCTGCCCGCCCTGGGGCTCACCAACCACCAGCTCTTCTTCGTGGGCTTTGCGCAG GTGTGGTGCTCCGTCCGGACGCCCGAGAGCTCCCACGAAGGGCTGGTGACCGACCCGCACAGCCCCGACAAGTACCGTGTCATCGGCACCCTCAGCAACTCCCGGGACTTTGTGGAACACTTCGGCTGCCCCCTGGGCTCCCCCATGAACCCCGGCAAGCACTGTGAGGTGTGGTAG
- the PSMD2 gene encoding 26S proteasome non-ATPase regulatory subunit 2, with protein sequence MDAGGGGGQSRVQGGPGGGGDEKPTPPWGRDRRDPPSGPEKEQELSEEDKQLQDELEMLVERLGEKDTSLYRPALEELRRQIRSSTTSMTSVPKPLKFLRPHYGKLKEIYENMAPGENKRFAADIISVLAMTMSGERECLKYRLVGSQEELASWGHEYVRHLAGEVAKEWQEIDEADKAQRDTLLTLVKEIVPYNMAHNAEHEACDLLMEIEQMDMLEKYIDDNAYSKVCLYLTSCVSYVPEPENSALLRCALGIFRKFNRYPEALRLALMLNDVELVEDIFTSCKDVVVQKQMAFMLGRHGVFLELNEDVEEYEDLTEIMSNVQLNSNFLALARELDIMEPKVPDDIYKTHLENNRFGGSGSQVDSARMNLASSFVNGFVNAAFGQDKLLTDDGNKWLYKNKDHGMLSAAASLGTILLWDVDGGLTQIDKYLYSSEDYIKSGALLACGIVNSGVKNECDPALALLSDYVLHNSNTMRIGAIFGLGLAYAGSNREDVLTLLLPVMGDSKSSMEVAGVTALACGMISVGSCNGDVTSTILQTIMEKSETELKDTYARWLPLGLGLNHLGKGEAIEAILAALEVVSEPFRSFANTLVDICAYAGSGNVLKVQQLLHICSEHFDSKEKEEDKDKKDKKEKEKKESSADMGAHQGVAVLGIALIAMGEEIGAEMGLRTFGHLLRYGEPTLRRAVPLALALISVSNPRLNILDTLSKFSHDADPEVSYNSIFAMGMVGSGTNNARLAAMLRQLAQYHAKDPNNLFMVRLAQGLTHLGKGTLTLCPYHSDRQLMSQVAVAGLLTVLVSFLDVRNIILGKSHYILYGLVAAMQPRMLVTFDEELRPLPVSVRVGQAVDVVGQAGKPKTITGFQTHTTPVLLAHGERAELATEEHVPVTPILEGFVILRKNPNYDV encoded by the exons ATGGacgcgggcggcggcggcggccagAGCCGGGTGCAGGGCGGCCCCGGGGGGGGCGGCGACGAGAAACCCACGCCGCCTTGGGGCCGGGACCGCCGGGACCCGCCCTCCGGGCCcgagaaggagcaggagctg TCTGAGGAGGACAAGCAGCTGCAGGATGAGCTGGAGATGCTGGTGGAGCGCCTGGGG GAGAAAGACACGTCACTTTACCGTccagccctggaggagctgcgGAGGCAGATCCGCTCTTCCACCACCTCCATGACCTCTGTTCCCAAGCCCCTCAAGTTCCTACGGCCCCATTATGGCAAGCTGAAGGAGATCTATGAGAACATGGCTCCAGGAGAGAACAAG CGCTTTGCAGCAGACATCATTTCTGTCCTGGCCATGACCATGAGTGGGGAGCGGGAGTGTCTCAAGTACCGGCTGGTGGGCTCCCAAGAGGAGCTGGCATCCTGGGGGCATGAATACGTCAG GCACTTGGCAGGAGAGGTGGccaaagagtggcaggagatTGATGAAGCTGACAAGGCTCAGAGGGACACACTCCTCACCCTGGTCAAGGAGATTGTCCCCTACAACATGGCCCACAATGCAGAGCACGAGGCCTGTGACCTGCTCATGGAGATAGAGCAGATGGACATGCTTGAGAAGTACATCGATGACAATGCCTACTCCAAAGTGTGCCTCTACCTGACCAG CTGTGTGAGCTACGTCCCAGAGCCCGAGAACTCGGCTCTCTTGCGCTGTGCCCTGGGCATCTTCCGCAAATTCAATCGCTACCCTGAAGCCCTGCGCCTGGCTCTGATGCTCAATGATGTGGAGCTGGTGGAGGACATCTTCACTTCCTGCAAAGATGT AGTTGTCCAGAAGCAGATGGCCTTTATGCTGGGCCGCCATGGGGTCTTCCTGGAGCTGAACGAGGATGTGGAGGAGTACGAGGACTTAACAGAGATCATGTCCAATGTCCAGCTCAACAGCAATTTCCTGGCCTTAGCCAGAGAG CTGGACATCATGGAGCCCAAAGTGCCAGATGATATTTACAAAACCCACCTGGAGAATAACC GGTTTGGGGGAAGTGGTTCCCAAGTGGACTCAGCCCGGATGAATTTGGCCTCCTCCTTTGTGAACGGCTTTGTGAATGCTGCCTTTGGACAGGACAAGCTGCTGACAGATGATGGCAATAAATGGTTGTACAAGAACAAGGACCATG ggatgctgagtgctgcagCCTCGCTGGGCACAATCCTGCTGTGGGACGTGGACGGGGGGCTCACACAGATCGACAAGTACCTGTACTCCTCAGAGGATTACATCAAG TCTGGAGCCCTCCTGGCCTGTGGCATCGTCAACTCAGGGGTGAAAAATGAGTgtgaccctgccctggccctcCTGTCTGACTATGTCCTCCACAACAGCAACACCATGAGGATTGGAGCCATTTTTGG gctgggactggcttaTGCGGGCTCCAACCGTGAGGATGTCCTGactttgctgctgcctgtgaTGGGAGACTCCAAGTCCAGCATGGAG GTGGCTGGTGTGACTGCCCTGGCCTGTGGGATGATATCAGTGGGTTCCTGCAATGGGGATGTCACCTCGACTATCCTCCAGACCATCATGGAGAAATCAGAGACAGAACTGAAGGATACCTACGCCCGGTGGCTGCCACTTGGGCTGGGCTTGAACCACTTGG ggaagggagaggcaATTGAGGCCATCTTGGCAGCGCTGGAGGTGGTGTCGGAGCCATTCCGCAGCTTTGCCAACACGCTGGTGGATATCTGTGCTTATGCAG GCTCAGGGAATGTCTTGAAGGTGCAACAGCTCCTGCACATCTGCAGTGAGCATTTTGACTCcaaggagaaagaggaagacAAGGACAAAAAGGacaagaaagagaaggagaagaaagagagctCAGCTGACATGGGTGCTCACCAG GgcgtggcagtgctggggatcGCGCTCATTGCCATGGGCGAGGAGATCGGGGCGGAGATGGGCCTGCGCACCTTCGGCCACCTG CTGCGGTACGGAGAGCCCACCCTCCGCCGGGCCGTGCCCCTGGCCCTGGCTCTTATCTCAGTCTCCAACCCCCGGCTCAACATCCTCGATACCCTCAGCAAGTTCTCCCACGACGCTGACCCTGAGGTCTCCTACAACTCCATCTTTGCCATGGGCATGGTGGGCAGTG GTACCAACAATGCCCGGCTGGCAGCAATGCTGCGGCAGCTGGCCCAGTACCACGCCAAAGACCCCAACAACCTCTTCATGGTGCGGTTGGCCCAG GGCCTGACTCATCTGGGCAAGGGGACACTCACCCTATGCCCATACCACAGCGATCGCCAGCTCATGAGCCaggtggctgtggctgggctgcTGACCGTCCTCGTGTCCTTCCTGGATGTGCGCAACA TTATCCTGGGCAAGTCCCACTACATTCTCTATGGTCTCGTTGCTGCCATGCAGCCCCGCATGCTGGTCACCTTCGATGAGGAGCTGCGGCCTCTGCCCGTGTCGGTTCGGGTAGGACAG gcTGTGGATGTGGTGGGCCAGGCAGGCAAGCCCAAAACCATCACTGGCTTCCAGACTCACACAACTCCAGTGCTGCTGGCGCACGGAGAGCGGGCAGAGCTGGCCACAGAGGAGCACGTGCCTGTGACGCCCATCCTGGAGGGATTTGTTATCCTACGCAAGAACCCCAACTACGACGTTTGA